In Labilibaculum sp. DW002, one DNA window encodes the following:
- a CDS encoding dihydrodipicolinate synthase family protein, protein MKKINGSITAPFTPMHADGAVNYDKISDYAEFVVNNKIDGVFICGSSGEGALLTSSERKAIAEKWMEASAGRLKVIVHTGGTCLSEQKELAAHAQEIGVFAIASMSPAFLPPRRNEELVAYCKTIADAAPKLPFYYYHIPPLNNVSLSMVDLLTAADKEIPNFAGVKYTYDNIYEFDLCKYVANGKFEMLHGLDETYLSALAFGYTAGVGGTYNHIFGVYKQMAEAFESHNFELARDLQHKSHLFINVLCKFRGNIVVGKHMMKFMGIDCGPNRLPMQTITPEESVLVKQELEAIDFFSFCNK, encoded by the coding sequence ATGAAAAAAATTAACGGGTCTATAACAGCACCATTTACACCAATGCATGCAGATGGAGCAGTAAATTATGATAAAATATCAGATTATGCTGAGTTTGTGGTGAATAATAAAATAGATGGTGTTTTTATTTGTGGAAGTTCGGGTGAAGGTGCTTTATTAACGAGTTCGGAAAGAAAAGCAATTGCTGAAAAATGGATGGAAGCATCTGCGGGCCGTTTAAAAGTAATTGTTCATACGGGCGGTACTTGTCTTAGCGAGCAAAAAGAACTGGCTGCTCATGCTCAGGAGATTGGAGTGTTTGCTATTGCTTCAATGTCACCTGCTTTTTTACCGCCTCGTAGAAACGAAGAGTTAGTTGCTTATTGCAAAACCATTGCTGATGCGGCGCCAAAGCTCCCGTTTTACTATTATCACATTCCTCCCTTAAATAACGTTAGCTTGTCGATGGTTGACTTACTAACCGCTGCAGATAAGGAGATTCCAAATTTTGCTGGGGTTAAATATACTTATGATAATATTTATGAGTTTGATTTGTGCAAATATGTGGCAAATGGTAAATTCGAAATGCTTCACGGTTTGGATGAAACTTATCTGTCGGCATTAGCTTTTGGATATACAGCTGGTGTAGGTGGTACATACAACCATATTTTTGGTGTGTATAAACAAATGGCTGAAGCTTTCGAAAGTCATAATTTCGAATTGGCTCGTGACCTGCAGCATAAGTCACATTTGTTTATTAATGTACTGTGTAAGTTTCGTGGAAACATTGTTGTTGGGAAGCATATGATGAAATTTATGGGCATTGATTGTGGTCCAAATAGGTTGCCAATGCAAACCATAACACCAGAGGAAAGTGTTTTGGTAAAACAAGAATTGGAAGCCATTGACTTTTTTAGTTTTTGCAATAAATAA